In a genomic window of beta proteobacterium MWH-UniP1:
- a CDS encoding aminoacetone oxidase family FAD-binding enzyme has product MIWDAVVVGAGAAGLFCAGILGQMGRRVLVLDHAKTIGEKIRISGGGRCNFTNRDSQHQNFLSLNPHFCKSALSRYSPQDFIDLVRRHKIGFHEKHRGQLFCNEASTQIIEMLLAECRLGGVALMHPVSVVQIRQSVAQWAVETSQGLQHAHQLVLATGGLPVPAIGATGFALDFARQMGIAVIEPRPALVPLSFTSEVFFGGGDLSGVSLPVRIWAGQADHRYGRGEFSEDLLVTHKGLSGPAVLQASSYWQEGETIGVDWTNGANLSLAFDERVVGAKTVESVLSLILPERLALALTVHLGLAKRKWAELPKKERQRVAHELTQWQVKPAATLGWKKAEVMLGGVDTQELDSKTMSTKKFPSLYFIGECVDVTGHLGGHNFQWAWASGYAAAQAIANSS; this is encoded by the coding sequence ATGATCTGGGATGCCGTTGTGGTGGGGGCTGGGGCCGCAGGTCTTTTTTGTGCTGGTATCTTGGGCCAGATGGGCCGGCGTGTCTTGGTCTTGGATCACGCGAAAACGATTGGCGAAAAAATTCGGATTAGTGGCGGTGGCCGCTGTAACTTTACAAATCGTGACAGTCAGCACCAGAACTTTTTGTCACTCAACCCCCACTTCTGTAAAAGTGCGCTGTCGCGCTACAGCCCACAAGACTTCATCGATTTGGTCAGGCGCCACAAGATTGGCTTTCATGAAAAACACCGTGGCCAGTTGTTTTGTAATGAGGCATCAACACAAATCATTGAGATGCTGCTCGCGGAATGTCGCCTTGGTGGTGTGGCGCTGATGCATCCGGTGTCGGTTGTGCAGATCCGGCAGTCGGTGGCACAGTGGGCGGTGGAGACATCACAGGGGCTGCAGCATGCCCACCAACTCGTGTTGGCGACTGGCGGTTTACCGGTTCCCGCAATTGGAGCCACTGGATTTGCGCTCGATTTCGCAAGACAGATGGGAATAGCGGTGATTGAGCCGCGGCCTGCGCTCGTACCACTTTCATTTACCTCTGAGGTGTTTTTTGGTGGGGGTGATTTGTCTGGCGTGAGCCTGCCGGTAAGAATCTGGGCGGGTCAAGCAGATCATCGCTATGGCCGGGGCGAATTTTCTGAAGATTTGTTGGTCACCCACAAGGGCCTGTCCGGCCCTGCGGTGTTGCAGGCGAGTAGTTATTGGCAAGAGGGCGAAACCATTGGCGTTGATTGGACCAACGGCGCTAATCTGTCGCTGGCATTTGATGAGCGAGTTGTTGGTGCGAAGACCGTGGAGTCTGTTCTTTCCCTGATTCTGCCCGAGCGATTGGCTCTGGCCTTAACAGTGCATCTTGGGTTGGCTAAGCGCAAATGGGCAGAGTTGCCCAAGAAAGAGCGGCAGCGGGTTGCTCATGAGTTAACGCAGTGGCAGGTCAAGCCTGCAGCAACTCTGGGTTGGAAAAAAGCCGAAGTAATGCTGGGGGGTGTGGATACTCAGGAACTCGATAGCAAGACCATGTCGACTAAGAAATTTCCCAGTCTGTATTTCATCGGCGAGTGCGTGGATGTCACGGGCCACCTGGGCGGCCATAATTTCCAATGGGCCTGGGCAAGTGGCTACGCTGCTGCCCAGGCGATTGCCAATAGTTCCTGA
- a CDS encoding sulfite exporter TauE/SafE family protein produces MSDLAWYQYVLIGLIFVWSGFVRTGIGFGGAVLALPFLLLVVNDPVIFLPLIAVHLLLASTHIMWRSHHRQNLSGDVTVTQTSIDWGYLRQSLKIMIVPKLIGVIGLLTLPPKFMSTIIFVIVMSYAVGYVLNRPIRPKRKAVEKFFLMLGGYVSGTSLTGAPLIVPIYASNVQKHQLRDTLFVLWFILTSIKLASFVVAGVDLQLIHHLWLLPCSMIGHVLGDKLHERVVAAESPTFFRYLGATLIIVSLAGLWRALGS; encoded by the coding sequence ATGAGTGATTTGGCTTGGTATCAGTACGTGTTGATTGGGCTGATTTTTGTGTGGAGTGGGTTTGTTCGCACTGGCATTGGCTTTGGTGGGGCGGTGTTGGCCTTGCCGTTTTTGCTGTTGGTCGTGAATGACCCGGTGATCTTTTTGCCGCTGATTGCAGTCCATCTGTTGTTGGCGTCGACTCATATCATGTGGCGAAGCCATCATCGCCAAAATCTGTCGGGCGATGTCACCGTCACTCAGACCAGTATTGACTGGGGCTATCTGCGACAGTCACTCAAGATCATGATCGTCCCCAAGCTGATCGGGGTGATCGGGTTACTGACACTGCCCCCAAAGTTCATGAGCACCATCATTTTTGTGATTGTCATGAGCTATGCCGTGGGTTACGTGCTCAACCGACCGATTCGCCCCAAGCGCAAGGCGGTAGAAAAGTTTTTTCTGATGCTGGGGGGGTATGTCAGTGGTACATCACTCACCGGTGCGCCATTGATCGTTCCGATCTACGCCTCTAATGTGCAAAAGCATCAGCTGCGAGACACCCTGTTTGTGCTTTGGTTTATTCTGACCTCAATTAAGCTGGCCTCTTTTGTGGTGGCGGGTGTTGATCTGCAGCTGATTCATCATTTGTGGCTCTTGCCTTGCTCCATGATTGGCCATGTGCTGGGCGATAAGCTGCATGAGCGCGTGGTGGCTGCAGAAAGCCCCACTTTTTTTCGCTATCTGGGTGCTACGCTGATTATTGTGAGTCTTGCTGGCCTGTGGCGGGCGTTGGGCTCATAG
- a CDS encoding sulfite exporter TauE/SafE family protein — MPGWPELLWVLAVLPLAAYLHGLLGLGFVTVAMPLLVMVLDLRLTMVLSVPAAWILAFQLTFLGGNIRQSIGRFWYLPIFMAAGAVSGAWVFQHARQEWLLLVIAGAIVLFLSLDFLKKAHVHVPASWAHPAAMLFGFLAGNTETAVNMGAPFLLIFCLLSGFSPTAVVQLINLCFFTGKTIHFITLSVGGAQVAPVTPIEWLPGFLIAPLCIWLCYQGARRRAKTDVETYRGWLKVFLKLMVVVLLGKVVLLT; from the coding sequence TTGCCTGGCTGGCCAGAACTGCTCTGGGTGTTGGCCGTTCTTCCGCTTGCGGCCTATCTGCATGGCCTTTTGGGCCTGGGGTTTGTTACCGTGGCCATGCCACTGTTGGTGATGGTCTTGGATCTTCGGCTCACCATGGTGCTCAGCGTGCCGGCCGCCTGGATTCTTGCGTTTCAACTCACATTCCTGGGCGGAAATATTCGCCAAAGCATCGGCCGCTTTTGGTATCTGCCCATTTTTATGGCGGCAGGCGCTGTGAGCGGCGCGTGGGTTTTTCAGCATGCCCGGCAGGAATGGCTCCTGCTTGTGATTGCCGGGGCCATTGTCTTGTTTCTGTCGTTGGATTTTCTAAAAAAGGCCCATGTGCATGTGCCAGCAAGCTGGGCCCACCCGGCCGCAATGTTGTTTGGGTTTTTGGCGGGCAATACAGAGACTGCGGTCAATATGGGAGCCCCGTTTCTTTTGATTTTCTGCCTCTTGTCGGGCTTCTCGCCGACAGCGGTCGTCCAACTGATTAACCTTTGCTTTTTTACGGGCAAGACTATCCACTTTATTACCCTGTCGGTGGGCGGTGCTCAGGTGGCACCAGTCACCCCCATCGAGTGGTTGCCCGGCTTTTTAATCGCACCCCTGTGCATCTGGCTTTGCTATCAGGGCGCTCGGCGGCGGGCAAAGACAGATGTTGAAACCTATCGGGGCTGGTTAAAGGTATTTTTAAAGTTGATGGTGGTGGTGTTGCTTGGAAAGGTTGTTTTGCTGACATGA
- a CDS encoding ferric reductase-like transmembrane domain-containing protein, translating to MALRLVLIVLYLAIPFGPLLIVLGTDLPDGLAGRSWRDDLASAMAMVGLAILFLEFVLIGRYRHLSERFGCDVVMRTHQLFARTATFFVVLHPFLYSLLSTMGTTAAAKGPTAKALGLSAGSLLTGALAWVLVLALVFLAIGRHAPDTNYERWRFWHVTLGVLVVGFGLHHTLHAGLYASLPLVQAFWWTLTATAVFSVAFIYVIRPLAQKAKPYRCDAVIQRAERTWELLVSAVSTPVSVPQPGQFFWVKRGSPWGQRDHPFSVAGQSDDGRSIRFLIKAAGDFTSALPKVASGELFYLDGPNGDFQVPEFQVSDTKVSDTAKTIVLVAGGIGLAPFLGILSDLAHKKDSRRIVLIQATGAPALQVDVHAFVSASDLKALEIVQMVEQPDSVWPGRVGQCDGPRLIQLFTELGLSVKDPGLVVMVCGPNPMIDSIEKALIDGGLPMAQLRSERYQYDLDLTSPVSRRHNLQWLTLSVVMLLVLAVLAWMI from the coding sequence TTGGCGCTGCGTCTGGTGTTGATCGTTTTGTATCTGGCCATACCGTTTGGTCCATTGCTGATCGTGCTGGGAACGGATCTGCCAGATGGGCTGGCTGGCCGCAGCTGGCGCGATGATCTCGCCTCGGCTATGGCCATGGTGGGTCTGGCCATCCTTTTTCTTGAGTTTGTGCTGATTGGGCGCTACCGGCACCTGTCTGAGCGATTTGGCTGCGACGTGGTGATGCGGACTCATCAGTTGTTTGCAAGAACCGCTACGTTTTTCGTGGTACTCCACCCCTTTCTTTACAGCCTTTTGTCCACCATGGGAACAACGGCAGCCGCCAAGGGGCCAACAGCCAAGGCACTCGGGCTGTCGGCTGGCTCTTTATTAACCGGGGCATTGGCCTGGGTGCTGGTGTTGGCCTTGGTGTTTTTGGCCATTGGCCGCCACGCACCTGACACCAATTACGAGCGTTGGCGGTTTTGGCATGTAACCCTTGGCGTGCTGGTGGTGGGTTTTGGCTTGCATCACACGCTACACGCCGGCCTGTATGCGTCGCTGCCTTTGGTGCAGGCGTTCTGGTGGACATTGACAGCCACCGCTGTTTTTTCAGTGGCATTCATTTATGTCATTCGGCCATTGGCGCAAAAGGCCAAGCCGTATCGCTGTGATGCGGTGATACAGCGGGCAGAGCGGACCTGGGAGCTTTTGGTCTCAGCCGTTTCAACGCCCGTGTCGGTGCCGCAGCCAGGCCAGTTTTTCTGGGTAAAGCGGGGCAGTCCCTGGGGCCAGCGGGACCATCCTTTTTCGGTAGCAGGCCAGAGTGATGACGGGCGATCTATTCGTTTTTTAATCAAAGCCGCTGGAGATTTCACATCGGCTTTGCCTAAAGTGGCATCAGGAGAGTTGTTCTACCTTGATGGACCAAATGGCGATTTTCAGGTGCCTGAATTTCAGGTGTCAGACACCAAGGTGTCAGACACCGCCAAGACGATTGTCTTGGTTGCGGGTGGCATTGGCCTGGCGCCGTTTCTTGGAATTCTGTCCGATTTGGCACACAAAAAAGATAGCCGCCGAATCGTGTTGATTCAGGCCACCGGTGCGCCGGCACTGCAGGTGGATGTCCATGCATTTGTTTCTGCATCAGATCTGAAAGCACTGGAGATTGTGCAAATGGTGGAGCAGCCGGATTCGGTCTGGCCGGGCAGGGTGGGGCAGTGTGATGGCCCCCGCCTGATTCAGTTATTCACCGAACTTGGACTCTCAGTGAAGGATCCTGGCCTAGTGGTGATGGTCTGTGGCCCGAACCCCATGATTGACAGTATTGAAAAGGCACTCATTGACGGCGGGCTACCAATGGCGCAGCTTCGCAGTGAGCGTTATCAGTACGACCTGGATCTCACCTCCCCTGTGTCCCGCCGCCATAACCTGCAGTGGCTTACGCTGTCGGTCGTTATGCTTCTGGTCTTGGCCGTGTTGGCTTGGATGATCTAG
- the phoU gene encoding phosphate signaling complex protein PhoU, protein MPLQHISKEFDKELETIRTSVLELGGLVEGMIKSAVQGLEDSDVPLLKDVLHREKQVNRMEIEIDDRCNHVIARRQPTAADLRFVLTCMKMIRDLERIGDEAEKIARMSLMIHDTNAGSFAPRIDLSSMYGLVLKMMRQSLDAFARNDSSTLPEVIRQDISVDDQFRNTLRLLISYMIEDTRTISRSIDLLFIAKALERIGDHSKNMSEHVVYMVKGRDVRHLDVEDVEREVQAD, encoded by the coding sequence ATGCCGCTACAACACATTTCAAAAGAATTCGACAAAGAGCTAGAGACCATCCGAACCAGCGTTCTGGAGTTGGGCGGCCTGGTCGAGGGCATGATCAAGAGCGCCGTTCAGGGCTTGGAAGATTCCGATGTGCCCCTGTTAAAAGACGTCCTGCACAGAGAAAAACAAGTCAATCGCATGGAAATTGAGATTGATGACCGCTGCAACCATGTGATTGCCCGTCGCCAGCCCACAGCAGCGGACCTGCGTTTCGTGCTGACCTGCATGAAGATGATTCGTGATCTTGAGCGAATTGGTGACGAAGCTGAAAAGATCGCCCGTATGTCACTAATGATTCACGATACGAATGCGGGAAGTTTTGCGCCGCGCATTGACCTATCGTCGATGTATGGGCTGGTGCTTAAGATGATGCGTCAGTCATTAGATGCTTTTGCGCGCAATGATTCTTCAACCTTGCCCGAGGTGATTCGCCAAGACATCAGTGTCGATGACCAATTCCGTAACACGCTGCGCCTGCTGATTAGCTACATGATCGAGGACACGCGCACGATTTCTCGATCAATTGATCTGCTCTTTATTGCGAAAGCCTTGGAGCGCATCGGCGACCACTCCAAGAACATGTCCGAGCATGTGGTCTACATGGTCAAGGGGCGTGATGTTCGCCACCTTGATGTGGAAGATGTTGAACGCGAAGTTCAAGCGGACTGA
- a CDS encoding amino acid permease, whose amino-acid sequence MKHDDPQRLLHPWGAVAIIVGIVIGAGIFKTPSMVAGVAGDIGWIMLIWGAGAVVSLAGALCYAELSTTYPHTGGDYHFLSQAYGKSISFLYAWAKAMVINTGSIALLGFVFGDYMSQVIDLGPYSTAIWAVGIVLLLTLINIAGIHASARVQTVMTISEVLGLIGVVIAGFMLTAPAGAASTSAAFSSTPPLGMMGLAMVFVLLTYGGWNESAYISAEVKGGPRTMVRVIVISLTVIALVYLLVNAALLHGLGIKGLAESKAAGATVMEAAFGPWGQKAIGVIVAVSALTSINATMVVGARSNHALGKDWHKLRFLAQWEGSKGSPTPAYLIQSAIALALIGFGTMQADGFETMVEFTAPIFWVFLFLVGISIFVLRFRDKHRERPFRVPLYPVTPIVFCLSSAYLAYSSITYAASKNAAHVALWVMVVGVVALGLLKRARAQ is encoded by the coding sequence ATGAAGCACGACGATCCGCAGCGGCTGCTCCACCCCTGGGGTGCAGTCGCCATTATCGTCGGCATCGTTATTGGTGCCGGTATCTTTAAAACCCCATCCATGGTGGCGGGAGTTGCTGGGGATATCGGCTGGATCATGTTGATCTGGGGGGCGGGCGCGGTCGTCTCACTCGCGGGTGCGCTTTGTTACGCTGAACTTTCCACCACCTATCCCCATACGGGTGGCGACTACCATTTCTTGTCGCAAGCCTATGGCAAGAGCATCTCGTTTCTTTACGCCTGGGCCAAGGCCATGGTGATCAATACCGGATCGATCGCTCTGCTCGGATTTGTATTCGGGGATTACATGAGCCAGGTCATTGATCTTGGCCCCTACTCCACTGCGATCTGGGCCGTTGGCATTGTCTTGTTACTCACACTGATCAACATCGCAGGCATTCATGCGTCTGCCCGCGTTCAAACAGTGATGACCATTTCCGAAGTGCTCGGACTGATTGGGGTGGTGATTGCGGGATTCATGCTGACCGCTCCGGCGGGTGCCGCCAGCACATCGGCCGCATTTTCATCCACACCACCGCTGGGCATGATGGGCCTGGCCATGGTCTTTGTTCTGCTGACCTATGGGGGCTGGAATGAATCCGCCTACATTAGCGCAGAAGTCAAAGGCGGCCCACGCACCATGGTGCGTGTCATTGTGATCAGCCTAACGGTGATCGCCCTTGTCTATTTGTTGGTAAATGCAGCATTACTGCACGGCCTGGGCATTAAGGGGCTGGCTGAGAGCAAAGCAGCCGGGGCCACGGTAATGGAGGCTGCTTTTGGCCCCTGGGGGCAAAAAGCAATTGGTGTGATCGTTGCAGTGTCGGCACTTACCAGCATCAATGCCACCATGGTGGTGGGTGCTCGGTCGAACCATGCCTTGGGCAAAGACTGGCACAAACTGCGGTTCCTGGCCCAATGGGAAGGCAGCAAAGGGTCCCCAACACCAGCCTATCTGATTCAATCGGCGATCGCCTTGGCCTTAATTGGTTTTGGCACCATGCAGGCCGATGGCTTTGAGACCATGGTGGAATTCACGGCACCAATTTTTTGGGTGTTTTTGTTTCTGGTGGGCATCTCGATTTTTGTGCTGCGTTTCCGGGACAAACATCGTGAGCGACCATTCCGTGTACCGCTTTATCCCGTAACGCCGATTGTCTTTTGCTTATCGAGTGCCTATTTGGCCTACTCCAGCATCACTTACGCAGCCAGTAAAAATGCAGCCCATGTGGCGCTATGGGTGATGGTTGTGGGGGTGGTTGCACTTGGCCTTTTGAAACGGGCGCGCGCCCAATAA
- a CDS encoding SDR family oxidoreductase, whose protein sequence is MATILLTGHSRGLGAAMTQQLLAAGHRVIGFSRSPITSLNPTLTEQLHEIPINLADPLEIEGALNPGVLADLLRDQSQMVLINNAGLLSPIGFAGGLSTAEILQSVTANTAAAIALTNAFIKASHDCPDRRILQISSGAARSPYAGWSVYCATKAALDHFSRAVHAEQHPRLRIESLAPGIIDTDMQAQVRATSLDTFPMRPKFDQLKASGALAKPADAAKAIIDHLFSDAFGKEVCTDIRQL, encoded by the coding sequence ATGGCAACCATTCTTCTCACCGGACACAGCCGCGGCCTTGGCGCGGCGATGACGCAGCAGTTGTTGGCCGCCGGCCACCGCGTGATTGGTTTTTCGCGAAGCCCGATTACCAGCCTAAATCCAACGCTCACCGAGCAATTGCACGAAATCCCAATTAACCTGGCCGACCCGCTCGAGATCGAAGGCGCCCTGAATCCTGGCGTGCTGGCAGACTTGTTACGAGATCAGTCACAGATGGTGCTGATCAACAATGCGGGGCTCTTATCGCCGATTGGATTCGCTGGCGGGCTATCCACAGCCGAGATTTTGCAGTCGGTCACGGCCAATACGGCTGCCGCGATCGCACTCACCAATGCATTTATCAAGGCAAGCCACGATTGCCCAGACCGGCGAATTCTGCAAATCTCAAGTGGCGCAGCGCGAAGCCCCTATGCCGGATGGAGTGTCTATTGCGCCACCAAAGCTGCACTTGATCATTTTTCTCGTGCAGTACACGCTGAGCAACATCCGCGACTACGAATTGAGAGTCTGGCTCCCGGCATTATCGACACCGATATGCAGGCCCAGGTGCGGGCGACATCGCTGGACACTTTTCCCATGCGGCCAAAATTTGATCAGCTGAAGGCATCCGGCGCACTCGCTAAGCCGGCCGATGCCGCAAAAGCCATCATTGATCATTTATTCAGCGACGCGTTTGGAAAAGAGGTCTGTACTGATATTCGGCAGCTATGA
- a CDS encoding malonyl-CoA decarboxylase family protein, producing the protein MFEALKQARKQSAQKTELKRLLSDCARLLGEAGESISVSLARQALARFQKMDQDTRLAFYNTLALQYNPDLAAIEQAVAAYSASKDPRDLIRITQAAEPPRQELLRRLNRAPEGTAVIVQMREEILGRLKKSPQLAAVDADFEHLLSSWFNPGFLRLEKIDWNSPAHLLEKIIQHEAVHAIDGWADLRRRLEQDRRLFAYFHPALPNEPLIFVEVALVPEMPESVGPLLDRKATPDSERKNYKVATFYSISNCQPGLKGIHLGNFLIKRVAEYLKAEFPSLKTFCTLSPIPTLASFLSSRQPFERTPFSPKQSVELQALREEIRAQLGSGSEYSASTLGSVQKLCAAYLLQTSPDENVASDPVARFHLNNGARLERINLNADSSAKGSRQSLGLMVNYAYDLNDIETNHERFVAGEVIASRQVKNLLS; encoded by the coding sequence ATGTTTGAAGCCCTGAAACAAGCCAGGAAACAATCTGCCCAGAAAACAGAACTGAAGCGGTTGTTATCGGACTGTGCTCGTCTCTTGGGCGAGGCGGGTGAGTCGATCAGCGTGAGCTTGGCGCGACAGGCCTTGGCCCGTTTTCAAAAAATGGACCAAGACACCCGCCTTGCGTTTTACAACACGCTGGCGTTGCAGTACAACCCCGACCTGGCCGCGATTGAGCAGGCAGTGGCGGCTTACAGTGCCAGCAAAGACCCCCGCGATCTCATTCGAATCACGCAGGCGGCTGAACCACCACGCCAGGAATTATTGCGCCGGCTGAATCGCGCTCCCGAGGGCACTGCGGTGATTGTGCAAATGCGGGAAGAGATACTTGGCCGACTTAAAAAGTCCCCCCAGCTCGCGGCAGTCGATGCCGACTTTGAGCATCTCTTGTCGTCTTGGTTTAATCCGGGGTTTTTGCGGCTTGAAAAGATTGATTGGAATTCCCCAGCCCACTTACTGGAAAAAATTATCCAGCACGAAGCGGTCCATGCCATTGATGGCTGGGCTGATTTGCGCCGGCGACTTGAACAGGACCGGCGTTTGTTCGCTTACTTTCACCCGGCCTTGCCCAACGAGCCCCTGATTTTCGTGGAAGTCGCTTTGGTGCCAGAAATGCCCGAGTCTGTTGGCCCCTTGTTAGACCGAAAGGCAACGCCTGACAGCGAGCGTAAGAACTACAAGGTCGCCACCTTTTATTCCATCTCGAATTGCCAGCCCGGCTTAAAGGGCATTCACCTGGGTAACTTTTTGATTAAGCGGGTTGCTGAATACCTGAAGGCAGAGTTTCCAAGCCTGAAAACCTTTTGCACCTTGTCGCCCATTCCAACCCTGGCATCGTTTCTATCGTCGCGCCAGCCGTTTGAGCGCACGCCGTTTTCCCCGAAACAGTCGGTTGAGTTACAGGCCTTGCGTGAAGAGATACGGGCCCAGCTGGGTTCCGGCAGTGAATACTCTGCATCGACTCTGGGGTCTGTTCAGAAGCTTTGCGCGGCCTATCTGCTGCAGACATCGCCAGATGAAAATGTCGCCAGTGATCCGGTGGCCCGCTTCCATCTGAATAACGGCGCACGACTAGAGCGCATCAATCTAAACGCCGATAGCTCTGCCAAGGGTTCTCGGCAGTCCCTTGGGCTCATGGTCAATTACGCTTACGACTTAAATGACATCGAAACCAATCATGAGCGTTTCGTTGCTGGTGAAGTTATTGCATCTAGGCAGGTAAAAAATCTTCTCTCTTGA
- a CDS encoding oxidative damage protection protein, giving the protein MARTVQCIKLGREAEGLDFPPVPGEMGKKLWQSVSKEAWQDWIRQQTMLVNEYRLNLSDPKARKYLAQQMENHFFGTGADTASGYVPPPK; this is encoded by the coding sequence ATGGCTAGAACTGTGCAATGCATCAAATTAGGTCGAGAAGCCGAAGGCTTAGACTTTCCTCCCGTTCCAGGTGAAATGGGCAAAAAACTCTGGCAGTCTGTCTCGAAAGAGGCCTGGCAGGACTGGATTCGTCAGCAGACCATGCTGGTAAATGAATACCGCTTAAATCTATCAGATCCAAAGGCCCGCAAATACTTGGCCCAGCAGATGGAAAACCATTTCTTTGGCACGGGTGCCGATACGGCATCGGGCTACGTGCCCCCACCAAAATAA
- a CDS encoding tripartite tricarboxylate transporter substrate binding protein, translated as MSKINRRQFVQGVAAAAVLPSLASQANAQAAWPTKPVRLVVPFAAGGGTDAFARPLAKVLTGQLGQSFVIDNRGGGGGTIGADIAAKSPADGYNFLVGAVHHTIAVSMYPKLGYDLQKDLVPVTLLSSVPNVIVVNPSKVPVKNYAEFLKFVKERPGKLNYGSAGSGTAHHLIGELFKGATGTRITHIPYRGAGPAMADLLAGQVDMMFDGLGTSAPQIKTGKLTAIAVTSEKRSYALPDVPSLTELGLKGFNAGTWYGIWAPAGTPRPVITKMHQEVVKALATKELQDVWKTLGSEPGGLGPDEFAKMVSAEVTKWAKVVKDSGAKID; from the coding sequence ATGTCCAAGATCAATCGTCGTCAGTTTGTGCAGGGTGTTGCTGCTGCAGCGGTATTGCCCTCTTTGGCCAGTCAGGCCAATGCGCAGGCCGCATGGCCCACCAAGCCTGTTCGGTTAGTGGTTCCCTTTGCTGCAGGTGGCGGCACCGATGCGTTTGCCCGCCCACTTGCAAAGGTACTCACCGGCCAGTTGGGTCAATCCTTTGTGATTGATAACCGTGGCGGCGGCGGTGGCACAATTGGTGCGGATATCGCAGCCAAGTCCCCAGCAGATGGCTACAACTTCTTGGTTGGTGCAGTTCACCACACCATCGCAGTCTCCATGTACCCCAAGCTCGGGTACGACCTGCAAAAAGATCTGGTGCCCGTCACTTTGTTGTCGTCTGTACCTAATGTGATCGTGGTGAACCCTTCCAAGGTGCCCGTGAAGAATTACGCTGAATTCTTAAAGTTTGTAAAAGAGCGCCCTGGTAAGTTGAACTACGGCTCAGCAGGTAGCGGCACCGCCCACCATCTGATTGGCGAGTTGTTCAAGGGCGCAACCGGCACCCGCATTACCCATATTCCATACCGTGGTGCTGGCCCAGCCATGGCCGATTTGTTGGCCGGCCAGGTCGACATGATGTTCGACGGACTCGGTACCTCGGCGCCCCAGATCAAGACCGGCAAGCTGACTGCCATTGCCGTCACCAGCGAAAAGCGCTCTTATGCACTGCCAGATGTTCCTTCACTGACCGAGTTGGGACTGAAGGGTTTTAATGCCGGTACCTGGTACGGCATCTGGGCACCGGCCGGCACTCCCCGCCCGGTCATCACCAAGATGCATCAGGAAGTGGTCAAGGCACTTGCAACCAAAGAGCTGCAAGATGTGTGGAAGACCCTGGGTTCTGAGCCTGGCGGCTTGGGCCCTGATGAGTTTGCCAAGATGGTTAGTGCTGAGGTCACCAAATGGGCCAAGGTTGTGAAAGACTCTGGCGCCAAGATCGACTAA
- a CDS encoding class I SAM-dependent methyltransferase, producing the protein MSAIQKFIAVLILGAALSGTAYAQNGSGLYGDEQYRPDVGQEGKDVIWVPTNDELVNKMLDVAKVTATDIVYDLGAGDGKIPIAAAQKYGARAVGIEFNPDMAALATRNAKRAGVADKVKIINGDIFKENFSEATVVTLYLLPDLNLKLRPIILNMKPGTRVVSHAFTMGDWEADQRIDTQIARAYYWVVPANVAGTWHLENIDEQKAKTTLKLDQRYQKIGGTITVGNATQPLLGATINGDRLAFSYLGEKGNILHVKATVKGNELTGDYESGLMFSKLKGTRR; encoded by the coding sequence ATGAGCGCAATTCAGAAATTCATTGCCGTTTTGATACTTGGTGCAGCATTGTCTGGCACGGCCTATGCCCAAAACGGCAGCGGCCTGTACGGTGATGAACAATACAGGCCGGATGTTGGTCAAGAAGGCAAAGATGTCATTTGGGTGCCAACCAATGACGAACTGGTGAATAAGATGCTCGATGTCGCCAAAGTCACTGCAACGGATATCGTGTATGACTTGGGGGCCGGCGACGGAAAGATTCCAATTGCAGCCGCTCAAAAATATGGCGCCCGCGCTGTTGGAATTGAATTCAACCCTGATATGGCCGCTTTGGCCACCCGAAACGCAAAACGGGCGGGGGTAGCAGACAAAGTCAAAATTATTAATGGCGACATTTTCAAAGAAAATTTCTCTGAGGCGACTGTGGTCACGCTTTATCTGTTGCCGGATTTGAACTTAAAACTTCGCCCAATTATTTTGAATATGAAACCCGGCACACGGGTGGTCTCGCATGCATTCACCATGGGGGATTGGGAAGCAGACCAACGCATCGATACGCAGATTGCACGGGCGTACTACTGGGTAGTGCCTGCCAATGTCGCTGGCACGTGGCATTTAGAAAACATTGACGAACAGAAAGCCAAAACCACGCTAAAACTGGATCAGCGCTATCAAAAAATTGGCGGCACGATCACAGTGGGTAACGCGACCCAGCCACTGCTTGGGGCCACCATCAACGGTGATCGTCTTGCCTTTAGCTATCTGGGTGAAAAAGGCAATATCCTGCACGTGAAGGCCACCGTCAAAGGCAATGAGCTGACCGGCGACTACGAGAGCGGCCTGATGTTTTCCAAGCTCAAGGGCACCCGTCGCTAA